In a genomic window of Gambusia affinis linkage group LG04, SWU_Gaff_1.0, whole genome shotgun sequence:
- the LOC122828966 gene encoding uncharacterized protein LOC122828966 isoform X2 — translation MWQYCTVHRFDDESAWSHSVQELKYEVLFLFLGGRICPLQFSTTFSSAVERANPHISFDEGKVPRNEAIHSNGQVLMFEQAMFYIFEFGFNIGRACCETGAFEEGNHYSCPQWLGQGVKAFTRAPRIAREKSLTASFEHLGIRRCGQMYHLVLPVF, via the exons ATG TGGCAATATTGCACTGTGCATCGATTTG ATGATGAATCTGCATGGAGCCATTCAGTGCAGGAACTCAAGTATGAagtcctcttcctctttttgggTGGAAGAATTTGTCCTCTCCAGTTTTCAACCACGTTTTCATCTGCTGTGGAAAG AGCAAATCCGCATATTTCCTTCGATGAAGGAAAGGTGCCAAGAAATGAAGCGATCCACTCGAATGGGCAAGTTCTCATGTTTGAACAGgccatgttttacatttttgaatttggcTTCAACATTGGCAGAGCTTGCTGTGAGACTGGTGCTTTTGAAGAGGGGAACCATTATTCCTGTCCACAGTG GTTAGGACAAGGAGTGAAGGCCTTCACCAGAGCACCAAGAATAGCCAGGGAAAAGTCACTCACAGCTTCTTTTG AACACCTTGGTATAAGAAGATGTGGCCAGATGTACCATTTGGTCTTGCCAGTTTTCTGA
- the LOC122828966 gene encoding uncharacterized protein LOC122828966 isoform X1 has translation MWQYCTVHRFDDESAWSHSVQELKYEVLFLFLGGRICPLQFSTTFSSAVERANPHISFDEGKVPRNEAIHSNGQVLMFEQAMFYIFEFGFNIGRACCETGAFEEGNHYSCPQWLGQGVKAFTRAPRIAREKSLTASFGTAAPARSHSVSHVAIALMSCLSDSICTTGTEQLSPFRTPWYKKMWPDVPFGLASFLTTEPVASKQTTEGHFLVARFGR, from the exons ATG TGGCAATATTGCACTGTGCATCGATTTG ATGATGAATCTGCATGGAGCCATTCAGTGCAGGAACTCAAGTATGAagtcctcttcctctttttgggTGGAAGAATTTGTCCTCTCCAGTTTTCAACCACGTTTTCATCTGCTGTGGAAAG AGCAAATCCGCATATTTCCTTCGATGAAGGAAAGGTGCCAAGAAATGAAGCGATCCACTCGAATGGGCAAGTTCTCATGTTTGAACAGgccatgttttacatttttgaatttggcTTCAACATTGGCAGAGCTTGCTGTGAGACTGGTGCTTTTGAAGAGGGGAACCATTATTCCTGTCCACAGTG GTTAGGACAAGGAGTGAAGGCCTTCACCAGAGCACCAAGAATAGCCAGGGAAAAGTCACTCACAGCTTCTTTTGGTACAGCTGCGCCTGCACGAAGCCATTCTGTCAGCCATGTTGCAATAGCGTTGATGTCATGCCTTTCTGATAGCATTTGTACAACTGGGACTGAACAGTTGTCTCCCTTCAGAACACCTTGGTATAAGAAGATGTGGCCAGATGTACCATTTGGTCTTGCCAGTTTTCTGACAACTGAACCAGTTGCATCAAAGCAAACTACTGAGGGACATTTTTTG GTTGCCAGGTTTGGAAGGTGA
- the LOC122828920 gene encoding NACHT, LRR and PYD domains-containing protein 1-like isoform X2, protein MTNIRLKSRHVLDFNLHILLSILQSEDSNLQELSLHGAHSVQTPLPFQLFAVLESPVCKLQTLRLSGFSLDFMRWRQLASVLQLKQSNLTTLDLTNCAYSYVRNYSGNILEQEKKEKYEDFIDEATPLTLISAGSIGSLCKLKEFGLKSCNLRSGCCQVFASALSSNSQLRKLDLSYNQIQDLGVQLLCVGLGDSNCRLESLRLSCCGISQEGCASLASALKSNPLHLMELDVSYNHPGQLGVKMLLERLEDPKCRLDKLNVDHDEDYWINPQLLNKYACDLTFDTNTANEYLILSEGNRTASLMEEKQKYPDHPERFKYEGQVMCREALTGRHYWEVEGTSVKNMGVAFQEVRRKGCDFQMDWSDKTWMLHNYLLHGFTFRHGHQEVYVPITFIDEQEFVARPRPMRVGLFLDWPAGILCFYWLSGDTRTLLHTFHSTFTEPVYPAFTVQAFSLTLLAVEKLEPDQVLLGFTPEVSRERMGVSYSFQFPGSGLFRCSLTGLVFGVTREAELTYKTQIWDEKLLQTANKLPGGPLFSIDCPQDSIRELQLPHCEPGAALLPDCLSVGHITDDGMSVLPPLRVTETHVVVRVSHLSGFGIVLDRIKKFLTKPIRGQVLLFLRQLQRPLSILSVILLPSNVPLQDVKEQHTGSKFIQAPSFCSFHKGKTYRLHSDPAGLTIQPKTVQFFENYGPNYHATFEVTLSTRTEDVTVMVQSPEEENVWDYALHLPAPASPDPVDQRRLRLGESLSAEEKLRSIQPDFIDHVSNPVLDKLLDELQHYRVISDAEADQIRTKPRAEKARELIDSVRKKGAEASSRMTSALCSNDPYLSSELGLL, encoded by the exons ATGACAAACATCCG ACTCAAGAGTAGACATGTGCTGGACTTTAACCTCCACATACTGCTGTCCATCCTCCAGTCAGAGGATTCAAACCTGCAGGAACTGAGTCTGCACGGCGCTCACAGCGTACAGACGCCTCTTCCTTTTCAACTCTTCGCTGTGCTGGAAAGCCCTGTGTGTAAACTGCAGACCCTCAG attgTCTGGTTTCTCTCTGGACTTCATGAGGTGGCGCCAACTTGCCTCTGTGCTTCAACTCAAACAGTCCAACTTGACAACATTGGACTTGACAAACTGTGCTTACAGTTATGTTAGGAATTACTCTGGGAATATTTTAGAAcaggagaagaaggaaaaatatgaaGATTTTATTGACGAAGCGACTCCATTGACCCTGATTTCTGCTGGATCGATTGGGTCTCTTTGTAAACTGAAAGAATTTGG TTTGAAGAGCTGTAATCTGAGAAGTGGATGCTGTCAGGTGTTTGCCTCAGCTCTTAGCTCCAACAGCCAGCTGAGAAAACTGGATCTGAGTTACAACCAGATCCAGGATTTGGGAGTGCAGCTCCTCTGTGTTGGACTGGGGGATTCAAACTGCCGGTTGGAGTCTCTCAG ATTGTCATGCTGTGGGATCTCACAGGAAGGATGTGCCTCTTTGGCCTCGGCTCTGAAGTCCAACCCTCTCCATCTCATGGAGCTAGACGTTAGCTACAACCATCCTGGACAGCTTGGAGTCAAGATGCTCCTTGAGAGACTGGAGGACCCAAAATGCAGACTGGATAAACTCAA TGTGGACCATGATGAAGATTATTGGATCAACCCACAGCTTCTGAACAAAT acgCCTGTGATTTGACCTTTGACACCAATACTGCCAATGAATACCTCATCCTGTCTGAGGGCAACAGAACCGCTAGTTTGATGGAGGAAAAGCAGAAGTATCCTGACCACCCAGAGAGGTTTAAATATGAGGGTCAGGTGATGTGCAGAGAAGCTCTGACTGGACGCCAttactgggaggtggagggAACGTCGGTCAAAAACATGGGAGTGGCTTTTCAGGAGGTTAGGAGGAAAGGATGCGACTTTCAGATGGACTGGAGCGATAAGACCTGGATGCTGCATAACTATTTACTGCATGGTTTTACGTTTCGCCATGGACATCAGGAAGTCTACGTTCCCATCACATTTATTGATGAGCAAGAATTCGTGGCCCGACCCCGACCCATGAGAGTTGGACTGTTTCTGGACTGGCCAGCTggtattctgtgtttttactggCTGTCTGGTGACACAAGAACTCTGCTTCAcaccttccactcaacttttacTGAGCCTGTTTACCCAGCATTCACTGTTCAGGCCTTTTCTTTGACTCTGCTGGCTGTTGAGAAACTGGAACCAGACCAG GTTCTCTTGGGCTTCACACCTGAGGTGAGCAGAGAGAGGATGGGCGTCTCTTACAG CTTCCAGTTTCCTGGTTCAGGCCTGTTCCGGTGTTCTCTGACTGGTCTGGTGTTCGGAGTGACCCGGGAGGCGGAGCTGACGTACAAAACTCAAATCTGGGATGAGAAGCTGCTGCAGACGGCGAACAAGCTGCCAGGCGGACCTTTGTTCAGCATTGACTGTCCTCAGGACTCCatcagagagctgcagctgccGCACTGTGAGCCTGGAGCAG CCCTGCTGCCTGACTGCCTCTCTGTCGGCCACATCACTGATGATGGGATGAGCGTCCTTCCGCCACTGAGGGTCACAGAAACCCACGTGGTGGTGAGAGTCTCACACCTTTCTGGCTTCGGCATTGTGTTGGACCGGATCAAGAAGTTCCTGACCAAGCCGATTCGGGGCCAAGTTCTGCTGTTCCTGAGACAGCTGCAGCGACCTCTCAGCATCCTCAGTGTGATTCTTCTGCCCAGCAACGTTCCTCTCCAGGAT GTGAAAGAGCAGCACACCGGCTCAAAGTTCATCCAGGCTCCATCCTTCTGCTCCTTCCACAAAGGGAAAACCTACCGCCTCCACAGCGACCCGGCGGGCCTCACCATCCAACCCAAA ACAGTTCAGTTCTTTGAAAACTATGGACCAAATTACCACGCCACGTTTGAGGTCACGCTGTCGACGAGAACGGAGGACGTGACTGTGATGGTCCAGAGTCCGGAGGAGGAAAACGTCTGGGACTACGCCCTGCACCTGCCAG ctccagcttctcctgatcCGGTGGACCAAAGGCGACTGCGGCTCGGGGAAAGTTTGTCAGCAGAGGAGAAACTGAGAAGCATCCAGCCGGACTTCATCGATCACGTGTCCAACCCAGTTCTGGACAAACTGCTGGACGAGCTGCAGCACTACAGGGTGATATCAGATGCTGAAGCGGaccagatcagaaccaaacCCAGAGCAGAAAAAGCCAGAGAGCTGATTGACTCAGTGAGGAAGAAAGGAGCAGAGGCCAGCTCCAGAATGACCTCTGCCCTCTGCTCCAACGACCCGTATCTGAGCAGCGAACTGGGCTTACTGTGA
- the LOC122828920 gene encoding NACHT, LRR and PYD domains-containing protein 12-like isoform X1: protein MEHDKLMDIIKQNLKASLQKKCTWTYEGTSDGWMKLQDVYTKLFIVQQAEQQGCIQHEILHHFMLPDEKSPYMESNYEQINSLDIFKPGKKHFQQQSAQCKSIQRVMTKGIAGIGKTFAVQNFSLNWAEGKSNQHIDLIFVLPFRELNMIKDGEHSLLQLLLYFYPELKPLRDAKLLMNEKILFILDGLDENRYPLDFKEAMSVTDINQKTTVDVLLINLIRGNLLPDALLWITSRPAAASQIPSKYIDQVTEVQGFTDQEKNNYFRKRLSSVQKAEELLSALRGMISFHLMGHIPVFCWVIAEVFKTGWNDRRITTMTELYIYYVLIQTKRTAQKYESKSSKKESRKRMSHLQTTGLLLNLSKLACEQLHKGNIIFYEEDLAECGIDADDASLFCGLCSEILKQEFGLYQKKMFSFVHLSFQEFLAAVYVSHCCKTNDLGPLRSFLGVDPAEMSFLELQKKVVDKSVQSEKGQLDLFLCFFLGLSLRSNQEMIQVLLPQTDSSSDNTDSLKAYIRNFHADNIPSERCINLFLCKFELKEREFQDDIGKYLKLGVRLSTIDCSVLSTLLQMSGEVMEELDLTRCCILDSGTEKLLQLVGNCKKAVLKSRHVLDFNLHILLSILQSEDSNLQELSLHGAHSVQTPLPFQLFAVLESPVCKLQTLRLSGFSLDFMRWRQLASVLQLKQSNLTTLDLTNCAYSYVRNYSGNILEQEKKEKYEDFIDEATPLTLISAGSIGSLCKLKEFGLKSCNLRSGCCQVFASALSSNSQLRKLDLSYNQIQDLGVQLLCVGLGDSNCRLESLRLSCCGISQEGCASLASALKSNPLHLMELDVSYNHPGQLGVKMLLERLEDPKCRLDKLNVDHDEDYWINPQLLNKYACDLTFDTNTANEYLILSEGNRTASLMEEKQKYPDHPERFKYEGQVMCREALTGRHYWEVEGTSVKNMGVAFQEVRRKGCDFQMDWSDKTWMLHNYLLHGFTFRHGHQEVYVPITFIDEQEFVARPRPMRVGLFLDWPAGILCFYWLSGDTRTLLHTFHSTFTEPVYPAFTVQAFSLTLLAVEKLEPDQVLLGFTPEVSRERMGVSYSFQFPGSGLFRCSLTGLVFGVTREAELTYKTQIWDEKLLQTANKLPGGPLFSIDCPQDSIRELQLPHCEPGAALLPDCLSVGHITDDGMSVLPPLRVTETHVVVRVSHLSGFGIVLDRIKKFLTKPIRGQVLLFLRQLQRPLSILSVILLPSNVPLQDVKEQHTGSKFIQAPSFCSFHKGKTYRLHSDPAGLTIQPKTVQFFENYGPNYHATFEVTLSTRTEDVTVMVQSPEEENVWDYALHLPAPASPDPVDQRRLRLGESLSAEEKLRSIQPDFIDHVSNPVLDKLLDELQHYRVISDAEADQIRTKPRAEKARELIDSVRKKGAEASSRMTSALCSNDPYLSSELGLL, encoded by the exons ATGGAACATGACAAACTTATGGACATCattaaacaaaatcttaaagCCAGTCTTCAGAAAAAATGTACCTGGACGTACGAGGGAACGTCAGACGGTTGGATGAAACTCCAGGATGTTTACACCAAGCTCTTCATTGTGCAACAGGCTGAACAACAAGGCTGCATCCAGCACGAGATTCTGCATCATTTTATGCTCCCTGATGAGAAGTCACCATATATGGAGTCAAACTATGAGCAGATCAACAGTCTGGACATTTTTAAACCagggaaaaaacatttccaacaacAATCAGCACAGTGTAAATCCATCCAAAGAGTGATGACAAAAGGCATTGCTGGTATCGGGAAAACGTTTGCCGTCCAAAACTTTTCTCTAAACTGGGCAGAGGGCAAATCCAATCAGCACATTGATTTAATCTTCGTCCTCCCTTTCAGAGAGCTGAACATGATCAAAGACGGGGAACACagtctgctgcagctcctcctttACTTCTACCCTGAACTCAAACCACTCAGAGATGCAAAACTGCTGATGAACGAGAAAATTCTCTTCATCCTTGATGGTCTGGATGAAAATCGATATCCACTGGACTTTAAAGAAGCCATGAGTGTGACTGATATAAATCAGAAAACTACGGTTGATGTGTTGCTCATCAACCTGATCAGAGGCAATCTGCTGCCTGATGCTTTGCTGTGGATCACATCCAGACCTGCTGCAGCCTCCCAGATTCCCTCGAAATACATTGACCAGGTGACAGAAGTTCAGGGATTCACCGACCAAGAAAAGAACAACTACTTCCGAAAGAGACTGAGTTCTGTCCAGAAGGCTGAAGAACTGCTGTCAGCTCTCAGAGGGATGATAAGCTTCCATTTAATGGGACATATCCCGGTGTTTTGTTGGGTTATTGCCGAGGTATTTAAGACGGGATGGAATGACCGAAGAATCACAACAATGACTGAGTTGTACATCTATTATGTCCTGATCCAAACCAAAAGAACAGCACAGAAATATGAGTCAAAGAGTTCCAAGAAAGAATCCCGAAAGAGAATGTCCCATCTTCAGACCACTGGTTTACTGTTGAACCTCTCCAAACTGGCCTGTGAGCAGCTTCATAAAGGAAACATCATCTTCTATGAGGAAGACCTCGCAGAGTGTGGCATCGATGCTGATGatgcttctttgttttgtggGCTTTGCTCAGAAATCCTGAAGCAAGAATTTGGTCTGTACCAAAAGAAGATGTTCAGTTTTGTGCATTTGAGCTTTCAGGAGTTTCTAGCTGCTGTTTACGTTTCCCACTGCTGCAAGACGAACGACCTTGGTCCTCTGAGGTCGTTTCTGGGCGTTGACCCTGCAGAGATGAGCTTCCTGGAGCTGCAGAAGAAGGTTGTAGATAAATCTGTGCAGAGTGAGAAGGGCCAGTTGGacctgtttctctgtttcttccttGGACTCTCACTGAGGTCAAATCAAGAAATGATCCAAGTTTTGCTTCCCCAGACAGACAGCAGCTCAGACAATACTGACAGTTTAAAGGCCTACATAAGGAATTTTCATGCTGATAACATCCCATCAGAGAGGTGCATTAATCTTTTCCTTTGCAAGTTTGAGCTCAAAGAAAGAGAATTTCAGGATGACATTGGGAAGTATCTGAAGTTGGGAGTGAGACTGTCAACCATTGACTGCTCAGTGCTGTCAACGCTGCTGCAGATGTCAGGGGAGGTGATGGAAGAGCTCGATCTGACCAGATGCTGCATACTGGATTCTGGGACTGAGAAGCTTCTTCAGCTAGTAGGGAACTGCAAGAAGGCTGT ACTCAAGAGTAGACATGTGCTGGACTTTAACCTCCACATACTGCTGTCCATCCTCCAGTCAGAGGATTCAAACCTGCAGGAACTGAGTCTGCACGGCGCTCACAGCGTACAGACGCCTCTTCCTTTTCAACTCTTCGCTGTGCTGGAAAGCCCTGTGTGTAAACTGCAGACCCTCAG attgTCTGGTTTCTCTCTGGACTTCATGAGGTGGCGCCAACTTGCCTCTGTGCTTCAACTCAAACAGTCCAACTTGACAACATTGGACTTGACAAACTGTGCTTACAGTTATGTTAGGAATTACTCTGGGAATATTTTAGAAcaggagaagaaggaaaaatatgaaGATTTTATTGACGAAGCGACTCCATTGACCCTGATTTCTGCTGGATCGATTGGGTCTCTTTGTAAACTGAAAGAATTTGG TTTGAAGAGCTGTAATCTGAGAAGTGGATGCTGTCAGGTGTTTGCCTCAGCTCTTAGCTCCAACAGCCAGCTGAGAAAACTGGATCTGAGTTACAACCAGATCCAGGATTTGGGAGTGCAGCTCCTCTGTGTTGGACTGGGGGATTCAAACTGCCGGTTGGAGTCTCTCAG ATTGTCATGCTGTGGGATCTCACAGGAAGGATGTGCCTCTTTGGCCTCGGCTCTGAAGTCCAACCCTCTCCATCTCATGGAGCTAGACGTTAGCTACAACCATCCTGGACAGCTTGGAGTCAAGATGCTCCTTGAGAGACTGGAGGACCCAAAATGCAGACTGGATAAACTCAA TGTGGACCATGATGAAGATTATTGGATCAACCCACAGCTTCTGAACAAAT acgCCTGTGATTTGACCTTTGACACCAATACTGCCAATGAATACCTCATCCTGTCTGAGGGCAACAGAACCGCTAGTTTGATGGAGGAAAAGCAGAAGTATCCTGACCACCCAGAGAGGTTTAAATATGAGGGTCAGGTGATGTGCAGAGAAGCTCTGACTGGACGCCAttactgggaggtggagggAACGTCGGTCAAAAACATGGGAGTGGCTTTTCAGGAGGTTAGGAGGAAAGGATGCGACTTTCAGATGGACTGGAGCGATAAGACCTGGATGCTGCATAACTATTTACTGCATGGTTTTACGTTTCGCCATGGACATCAGGAAGTCTACGTTCCCATCACATTTATTGATGAGCAAGAATTCGTGGCCCGACCCCGACCCATGAGAGTTGGACTGTTTCTGGACTGGCCAGCTggtattctgtgtttttactggCTGTCTGGTGACACAAGAACTCTGCTTCAcaccttccactcaacttttacTGAGCCTGTTTACCCAGCATTCACTGTTCAGGCCTTTTCTTTGACTCTGCTGGCTGTTGAGAAACTGGAACCAGACCAG GTTCTCTTGGGCTTCACACCTGAGGTGAGCAGAGAGAGGATGGGCGTCTCTTACAG CTTCCAGTTTCCTGGTTCAGGCCTGTTCCGGTGTTCTCTGACTGGTCTGGTGTTCGGAGTGACCCGGGAGGCGGAGCTGACGTACAAAACTCAAATCTGGGATGAGAAGCTGCTGCAGACGGCGAACAAGCTGCCAGGCGGACCTTTGTTCAGCATTGACTGTCCTCAGGACTCCatcagagagctgcagctgccGCACTGTGAGCCTGGAGCAG CCCTGCTGCCTGACTGCCTCTCTGTCGGCCACATCACTGATGATGGGATGAGCGTCCTTCCGCCACTGAGGGTCACAGAAACCCACGTGGTGGTGAGAGTCTCACACCTTTCTGGCTTCGGCATTGTGTTGGACCGGATCAAGAAGTTCCTGACCAAGCCGATTCGGGGCCAAGTTCTGCTGTTCCTGAGACAGCTGCAGCGACCTCTCAGCATCCTCAGTGTGATTCTTCTGCCCAGCAACGTTCCTCTCCAGGAT GTGAAAGAGCAGCACACCGGCTCAAAGTTCATCCAGGCTCCATCCTTCTGCTCCTTCCACAAAGGGAAAACCTACCGCCTCCACAGCGACCCGGCGGGCCTCACCATCCAACCCAAA ACAGTTCAGTTCTTTGAAAACTATGGACCAAATTACCACGCCACGTTTGAGGTCACGCTGTCGACGAGAACGGAGGACGTGACTGTGATGGTCCAGAGTCCGGAGGAGGAAAACGTCTGGGACTACGCCCTGCACCTGCCAG ctccagcttctcctgatcCGGTGGACCAAAGGCGACTGCGGCTCGGGGAAAGTTTGTCAGCAGAGGAGAAACTGAGAAGCATCCAGCCGGACTTCATCGATCACGTGTCCAACCCAGTTCTGGACAAACTGCTGGACGAGCTGCAGCACTACAGGGTGATATCAGATGCTGAAGCGGaccagatcagaaccaaacCCAGAGCAGAAAAAGCCAGAGAGCTGATTGACTCAGTGAGGAAGAAAGGAGCAGAGGCCAGCTCCAGAATGACCTCTGCCCTCTGCTCCAACGACCCGTATCTGAGCAGCGAACTGGGCTTACTGTGA